The following proteins are co-located in the Camelina sativa cultivar DH55 chromosome 12, Cs, whole genome shotgun sequence genome:
- the LOC104730187 gene encoding uncharacterized protein LOC104730187 isoform X2, translating to MDINGITNGWRTFATSESHGSFLGLPRSYPNTILRERIHMGNGYSGKRALVISNSKKANLSASSKQRINLQINEEKELTFTEFLKHPSGMEAVINAKALQSYHLVEDSDDTYRCTLPKVQLMSYEVYPVLILRVTPTQEDCTVELLSCKVEGSELLESQSERFSANMTNCMTWNMEDPDPFLEVDVRLNVTLEISTRPFTMLPVSAVEAPGNLVMQTLVDTLVPLMLQQLLKDYDEWIQKQQQNSLNATS from the exons ATGGATATTAATGGGATTACCAACGGATGGAGAACTTTTGCAACTTCAGAAAGCCATGGATCTTTCCTGGGTTTGCCAAGATCCTACCCTAACACCATCCTCAG GGAGAGAATTCATATGGGGAATGGTTATAGTGGCAAAAGAGCTTTGGTGATTTCTAATTCAAAGAAAGCGAATCTCTCTGCTTCCTCCAAGCAGAGAATCAATCTACAGATTAATGAAGAAAAGGAGCTTACTTTCACTGAGTTCTTGAAACACCCATCTGGCATGGAGGCTGTAATCAACGCTAAGGCTTTGCAGAGTTATCATCTAGTTGAGGATAGTGATGATACTTACAG ATGTACATTGCCAAAAGTTCAGTTAATGAGCTATGAAGTTTATCCAGTACTGATTTTGAGGGTCACTCCCACACAGGAAGATTGTACAGTTGAGCTGCTTTCCTGCAAGGT GGAGGGTTCAGAGTTGTTGGAGAGCCAAAGTGAAAGGTTTTCAG CAAATATGACAAACTGCATGACTTGGAACATGGAAGATCCAGACCCATTTTTGGAGGTTGACGTGAGATTAAATGTCACTCTAGAG ATCTCAACGCGACCGTTCACTATGCTTCCTGTATCAGCTGTTGAGGCTCCTGGGAATCT AGTAATGCAGACTCTGGTAGATACACTCGTTCCCCTTATGCTTCAGCAATTACTTAAAGATTACGACGAATGGATTCAAAAACAGCAGCAAAACTCCTTAAACGCAACTTCTTAA
- the LOC104730182 gene encoding glucan endo-1,3-beta-glucosidase 5-like, which translates to MLSKGVFAVFFVVTLLCGSLLIEVEGIGVNWGSQARHPLPPATVVRLLRENGIQKVKLFEADSAILKALSRTGIQVMVGIPNDLLAPIAGSVAAAERWVSQNVSAHVSSNGVDIRYVAVGNEPFLKAFNGTFESITLPALQNIQSAIIKAGLATQVKVTVPLNADVYQSASNLPSDGDFRPEIRDLMLNIVKFLSDNQAPFTINIYPFISLYNDPNFPVEFAFFDGTGDPINDNGRIYDNVLDANYDTLVWSLQKNGFGNLTIIVGEVGWPTDGDKNANMVYARRYNQGFMNRQKANKGTPMRPGAMDAYLFSLIDEDAKSIQPGNFERHWGIFYIDGRPKYQLSLGTGNGLIPAKDVHYLAKKWCILAPTANLQDPQLGPSVSYACDHADCTSLGYGSSCGSLNLAQNVSYAFNSYFQVSNQLDSACKFPGLSIITNRDPSVGSCKFKIMIKDDSSEASTMMPLTRPRAVLLLYLMCLYIVL; encoded by the exons ATGTTGTCCAAAGGTGTTTTTGCTGTCTTTTTCGTAGTCACTTTATTATGCGGAAGCTTGTTAATTGAAGTTGAAGGGATTGGTGTGAACTGGGGCTCACAGGCGAGGCATCCGCTACCTCCAGCTACGGTTGTGAGACTTCTCCGTGAAAACGGTATCCAAAAGGTGAAACTTTTCGAGGCCGACTCGGCGATTCTCAAGGCTTTGAGTCGGACAGGGATTCAGGTTATGGTCGGAATCCCTAACGACTTGCTTGCTCCTATAGCCGGAAGCGTTGCAGCCGCCGAGAGGTGGGTCTCTCAGAATGTCTCTGCTCATGTCTCCTCCAATGGCGTCGATATCAG GTATGTGGCAGTTGGGAATGAGCCTTTCCTAAAGGCATTCAATGGAACATTTGAGAGCATAACTCTTCCTGCTCTTCAGAATATACAATCAGCTATCATCAAAGCCGGTTTAGCTACTCAGGTGAAAGTCACAGTGCCGCTTAACGCTGATGTGTACCAAAGTGCGTCTAATCTCCCTTCTGATGGAGACTTCAGGCCTGAAATCCGTGATCTCATGTTAAACATTGTGAAGTTTCTGAGTGATAACCAAGCACCGTTCACTATCAACATTTACCCTTTCATCAGTCTTTACAACGATCCCAATTTCCCTGTGGAGTTTGCTTTCTTTGATGGAACAGGTGATCCTATAAACGACAATGGAAGAATCTACGACAATGTTCTTGATGCAAACTACGATACACTTGTGTGGTCGTTGCAGAAGAATGGGTTTGGGAACTTGACTATTATAGTTGGGGAAGTTGGGTGGCCAACAGATGGAGATAAGAACGCAAACATGGTCTATGCTAGGCGGTATAATCAAGGGTTTATGAACCGTCAAAAGGCTAATAAAGGAACACCTATGAGACCTGGTGCAATGGATGCGTACTTGTTTAGTCTTATTGATGAAGATGCCAAAAGCATTCAGCCTGGTAACTTTGAAAGACACTGGGGAATTTTTTACATTGATGGACGCCCTAAGTATCAGCTCAGTCTTGGTACCGGTAACGGGCTGATACCGGCAAAAGATGTGCACTATTTGGCAAAGAAATGGTGTATTCTTGCGCCAACTGCTAATCTTCAAGATCCTCAGTTGGGACCAAGTGTGAGCTACGCTTGTGATCATGCGGACTGCACTAGTCTTGGATATGGCTCCTCTTGTGGTAGCCTGAATTTAGCACAGAATGTTTCGTATGCGTTCAATAGCTATTTCCAGGTTAGTAATCAGCTCGACAGTGCGTGTAAGTTCCCCGGTCTCTCTATAATCACTAACAGGGATCCTTCTGTTGGGAGTTGCAAGTTCAAGATAATGATCAAAGATGATTCTAGTGAAGCAAGTACCATGATGCCTTTGACACGACCGAGGGCAGTGTTGCTACTCTACTTGATGTGTCTGTATATTGTTCTGTGA
- the LOC104730186 gene encoding wall-associated receptor kinase-like 18, which yields MSYGNTNWSFFLNIFTLLLLLFLISADLAASTTCQSKCGGVSIRYPFGIGKDCYLEKYYEIECRNTTSRKPVPFLSAIGKEVVSISPPSEERYVTFLSFDEDRHQSFGLVRVKYPVTSTGCFSDGNDESGGSKMNFTGTPFFIDSANSLIAVGCNSKVSLMYIKPNMVGCELSCNTSKDSHSNSIPFVETRCSSSVLPYSQDQDCTEKKPEETGCNGNGCCQASLPNEPQQVIGIRTESKDGNSTTKVQCTVAFLTDGFYTLANGTETEQLLSKRYATVSLGWVIQTKNNSFLNSLACNYRGYKQNTTYLVEPARKCTCARTITSEISYVNCGCTYGYKGNPYISNGCKDIDECKDKSVYCKDTDTCVNYEGGYRCVGDKTKAIMIGAGTGFGVLVLVGGVWWLRKFLIKRRMTKRKKKFFKRNGGLLLQQELNTREGNVEKTRIFNSRELEKATENFSENRVLGHGGQGTVYKGMLVDGRTVAVKKSKVIDEDKLQEFINEVVILSQINHRHVVKLLGCCLETEVPMLVYEFIINGNLFQHIHEESDDYTMIWGMRLRIAVDMAGALAYLHSAASSPIYHRDIKSTNILLDEKYRAKVADFGTSRSVTIDQTHWTTMISGTVGYVDPEYYQSSQYTEKSDVYSFGVVLAELITGNKPVITVQSTQEIVALAEHFRLAMKEKRLSDIMHARIRDDCKPEQVMAVAKLAMKCLSSKGKKRPNMREVFTELERICTSPEDSQVQNQIDEEEEEEEEDEVVKILNRGDSWSIGVTAPVSSTVASASPSDVEPLFPRITL from the exons ATGAGCTACGGGAATACAAACTGGTCTTTCTTCTTGAATATCTTCACGCTGCTACTTTTGCTGTTTTTAATTTCTGCAGATCTTGCTGCTTCAACCACTTGTCAAAGTAAATGTGGAGGAGTCTCTATCAGATACCCTTTTGGAATTGGAAAAGATTGCTACCTCGAGAAGTATTACGAAATTGAATGTCGTAATACAACTTCAAGAAAGCCTGTCCCTTTCCTTTCTGCAATTGGCAAAGAAGTTGTTAGTATCTCTCCTCCATCTGAAGAACGTTATGTTACTTTCCTATCATTTGATGAAGATCGTCATCAATCATTTGGGTTAGTTCGTGTCAAATACCCGGTTACATCCACAGGATGTTTCAGCGATGGAAACGACGAGTCTGGCGGATCAAAAATGAACTTCACAGGTACCCCTTTCTTCATTGACAGCGCAAACAGCCTCATAGCGGTTGGTTGCAACAGCAAAGTCTCGTTGATGTATATAAAGCCGAACATGGTAGGATGCGAGTTGAGTTGCAATACAAGCAAAGACTCGCATAGCAATAGCATCCCTTTTGTCGAAACCCGGTGCTCGAGCAGCGTTTTACCCTATTCTCAGGACCAAGATTGTACAGAAAAGAAACCAGAAGAAACAGGATGCAATGGTAACGGATGTTGCCAGGCAAGTCTACCAAACGAGCCTCAACAAGTTATTGGTATAAGAACAGAGAGCAAAGATGGAAACTCGACGACAAAAGTACAGTGTACAGTTGCCTTCTTAACGGATGGATTCTACACTTTGGCGAATGGGACCGAAACAGAACAGTTACTTTCTAAGCGATATGCTACGGTTAGTCTAGGATGGGTGATCCAGACGAAAAATAATTCTTTCCTGAACTCTTTGGCCTGCAACTACAGAGGATATAAGCAGAATACTACTTACTTAGTTGAACCTGCACGAAAGTGTACATGCGCCAGAACCATTACATCTGAGATAAGTTATGTAAATTGTGGATGCACATATGGTTATAAAGGTAACCCATATATTAGTAACGGATGCAAAG atattgaTGAATGTAAAGACAAATCCGTATACTGTAAAGACACAGACACTTGTGTGAATTACGAGGGAGGCTATCGCTGTGTGGGCGATAAGACTAAAGCAATAATGATAG GGGCGGGTACGGGTTTTGGGGTCTTAGTCCTAGTTGGTGGAGTATGGTGGTTGAGAAAGTTTTTAATAAAGAGAAGGAtgacaaagaggaagaagaagtttttcaaaCGTAACGGGGGACTACTATTGCAACAAGAATTAAATACAAGAGAAGGCAATGTTGAAAAGACGAGAATCTTCAACTCGAGAGAGCTAGAGAAAGCCACCGAGAACTTCAGCGAAAACAGAGTTCTTGGGCATGGGGGTCAAGGTACTGTGTACAAAGGTATGCTCGTAGATGGCAGAACCGTTGCAGTCAAGAAATCCAAAGTTATAGATGAAGACAAACTACAAGAGTTCATCAATGAGGTCGTGATTCTCTCCCAGATAAACCATAGACACGTCGTCAAACTCTTGGGATGTTGTCTTGAGACAGAAGTACCTATGCTAGTATACGAGTTTATCATCAACGGAAACCTCTTCCAGCATATCCATGAGGAATCTGATGATTACACTATGATTTGGGGAATGCGTCTACGCATTGCTGTGGATATGGCAGGAGCTCTTGCTTATCTTCACTCTGCTGCATCTTCTCCAATTTATCATAGAGATATCAAGTCAACAAACATACTACTAGACGAAAAGTACAGAGCCAAGGTGGCTGATTTCGGAACATCTAGGTCAGTAACCATAGATCAAACTCACTGGACAACGATGATTTCAGGTACGGTTGGGTATGTGGATCCTGAGTATTACCAATCCAGCCAATATACTGAAAAGAGTGATGTGTATAGCTTTGGAGTAGTTCTAGCGGAACTTATTACTGGAAATAAGCCTGTGATAACGGTACAAAGCACTCAAGAGATAGTAGCCTTGGCAGAGCATTTCAGACTTGCCATGAAAGAGAAGAGACTCTCTGATATCATGCACGCTAGAATAAGAGATGACTGCAAACCGGAACAAGTAATGGCAGTAGCAAAGCTGGCGATGAAGTGTTTGAGCTCCAAAGGAAAGAAACGTCCGAATATGAGAGAAGTTTTTACTGAGCTGGAAAGGATATGTACTTCTCCAGAGGATTCACAGGTGCAGAATCAGATtgacgaggaggaagaagaagaagaagaagacgaagttgtGAAGATATTAAACAGAGGCGATTCTTGGAGCATTGGTGTTACTGCTCCGGTCTCTAGTACTGTGGCTTCAGCTTCTCCTTCGGATGTTGAACCATTGTTTCCTCGTATCACATTGTGA
- the LOC104730187 gene encoding uncharacterized protein LOC104730187 isoform X1, with product MDINGITNGWRTFATSESHGSFLGLPRSYPNTILRERIHMGNGYSGKRALVISNSKKANLSASSKQRINLQINEEKELTFTEFLKHPSGMEAVINAKALQSYHLVEDSDDTYRCTLPKVQLMSYEVYPVLILRVTPTQEDCTVELLSCKLEGSELLESQSERFSANMTNCMTWNMEDPDPFLEVDVRLNVTLEISTRPFTMLPVSAVEAPGNLVMQTLVDTLVPLMLQQLLKDYDEWIQKQQQNSLNATS from the exons ATGGATATTAATGGGATTACCAACGGATGGAGAACTTTTGCAACTTCAGAAAGCCATGGATCTTTCCTGGGTTTGCCAAGATCCTACCCTAACACCATCCTCAG GGAGAGAATTCATATGGGGAATGGTTATAGTGGCAAAAGAGCTTTGGTGATTTCTAATTCAAAGAAAGCGAATCTCTCTGCTTCCTCCAAGCAGAGAATCAATCTACAGATTAATGAAGAAAAGGAGCTTACTTTCACTGAGTTCTTGAAACACCCATCTGGCATGGAGGCTGTAATCAACGCTAAGGCTTTGCAGAGTTATCATCTAGTTGAGGATAGTGATGATACTTACAG ATGTACATTGCCAAAAGTTCAGTTAATGAGCTATGAAGTTTATCCAGTACTGATTTTGAGGGTCACTCCCACACAGGAAGATTGTACAGTTGAGCTGCTTTCCTGCAAG TTGGAGGGTTCAGAGTTGTTGGAGAGCCAAAGTGAAAGGTTTTCAG CAAATATGACAAACTGCATGACTTGGAACATGGAAGATCCAGACCCATTTTTGGAGGTTGACGTGAGATTAAATGTCACTCTAGAG ATCTCAACGCGACCGTTCACTATGCTTCCTGTATCAGCTGTTGAGGCTCCTGGGAATCT AGTAATGCAGACTCTGGTAGATACACTCGTTCCCCTTATGCTTCAGCAATTACTTAAAGATTACGACGAATGGATTCAAAAACAGCAGCAAAACTCCTTAAACGCAACTTCTTAA
- the LOC104730184 gene encoding protein arginine N-methyltransferase 1.5 isoform X1, translated as MPLGERGGWERSESRYCGVETDFTEDVTYLLNFNISTGGFDYVLAPLMNPSYRPSLVEGNGVDTQVLPVSGSDLVLSPSQWSSHVVGKISSWIDLDSEDEVLRMDSETTLKQEIAWATHLSLQACLLPTPKGKSCANYARCVNQILQGLTTLQLWLRVPLVKSDGDSMDDTSEGPNDSWELWNSFRLLCEHDSKLSVALDVLSTLPSETSLGRWMGESVRAAIVSTDSFLTNARGYPCLSKRHQKLIAGFFDHAAQVVISGKPVHNLQKSHDSKTEGTEKHPLRTYLDYVAYLFQKMEPLPEQERIELGYRDFLQAPLQPLMDNLEAQTYETFERDSVKYIQYQRAVEKALVDRVPDEKASELTTVLMVVGAGRGPLVRASLQAAEETGRKLKVYAVEKNPNAVVTLHNLVKMEGWEDIVTIISCDMRFWNAPEQADILVSELLGSFGDNELSPECLDGAQRFLKPDGISIPSSYTSFIQPVTASKLYNDVKAHKDLAHFETAYVVKLHSVAKLAPSQDVFTFTHPNFSTKANNQRYKKLQFNLPSDSGSALVHGFAGYFDSVLYKDVHLGIEPTTATPNMFSWFPIFFPLRKPVEVHPDTPLEVHFWRCCGSSKVWYEWSVSSPTPSPMHNTNGRSYWVGL; from the exons ATGCCGCTCGGAGAGAGAGGAGGATGGGAAAGGAGTGAATCCAGATACTGCGGCGTTGAGACTGATTTCACCGAAGATGTTACTTATCTCCTCAACTTCAACATTTCCACCGGCGGTTTTGACTATGTCCTCGCGCCTCTG ATGAACCCTTCGTATAGGCCGAGCTTGGTGGAAGGAAATGGTGTAGATACTCAGGTTCTTCCAGTCTCTGGCTCTGACTTAGTCTTGTCACCTTCTCAATGGAGCAGTCATGTTGTTG GAAAAATTAGTTCGTGGATTGATTTGGATTCTGAAGATGAGGTATTGCGGATGGATTCAGAAACCACATTGAAGCAAGAAATAGCTTGGGCTACACATCTCTCCTTACAG GCATGTCTTCTTCCCACTCCTAAAGGGAAATCGTGTGCCAATTACGCCAGATGTGTGAACCAGATCTTACAAGGGCTGACTACCTTGCAG TTATGGCTGAGGGTTCCACTGGTGAAGTCTGATGGTGATTCAATGGATGATACCTCAGAGGGACCG AATGACTCCTGGGAGCTGTGGAATTCGTTTCGTCTTCTTTGTGAGCATGACAGTAAGCTGTCTGTTGCTCTTGATGTTCT GAGTACGCTACCCTCTGAAACTTCACTGGGACGCTGGATGGGAGAGTCTGTGAGAGCAGCCATAGTCAGCACTGAT TCTTTCCTAACAAATGCTCGGGGTTATCCTTGTTTGTCAAAACGCCACCAAAAGCTAATAGCAGGATTTTTTGATCATGCTGCCCAG GTTGTAATTTCTGGAAAGCCTGTTCATAATCTTCAAAAGTCTCATGATTCTAAAACGGAGG GTACAGAGAAACATCCTCTGCGGACATATTTGGACTATGTTGCTTATCTGTTCCAAAAGATGGAACCACTTCCTGAGCAGGAACGCATCGAG CTGGGCTACAGGGATTTTTTGCAGGCACCCCTTCAG CCTCTTATGGACAACCTCGAAGCTCAAACCTATGAGACGTTTGAGAGAGACTCTGTTAAATACATCCAA TATCAAAGAGCAGTTGAGAAGGCCTTGGTGGACAGGGTACCTGATGAAAAAGCGTCCGAGTTGACTACT GTGTTGATGGTTGTGGGGGCAGGAAGAGGACCCCTTGTGAGGGCATCGTTACAG GCAGCTGAAGAAACTGGCCGGAAGTTGAAAGTGTATGCTGTGGAAAAGAATCCTAATGCAGTAGTAACACTCCAT AATTTGGTTAAGATGGAAGGATGGGAAGACATTGTTACGATAATATCCTGTGACATGCGTTTTTGGAATGCTCCTGAGCAAGCTGATATATTG GTTAGCGAACTGCTGGGTTCTTTTGGAGACAATGAACTTTCTCCTGAGTGTCTCGATGGAGCTCAAAGGTTTTTGAAGCCAGACGGGATTTCAATACCATCCTC GTATACAAGTTTCATACAGCCTGTGACAGCTTCGAAGCTTTACAATGAC GTTAAGGCTCATAAAGATCTTGCGCACTTTGAAACTGCTTATGTTGTCAAGCTGCATAGCGTAGCAAAACTTGCTCCTTCCCAAGAT GTTTTCACATTTACTCATCCAAACTTCTCAACAAAAGCCAACAACCAACGCTACAAGAAGCTTCAGTTCAATCTACCAAGCGACTCTGGCTCAGCTTTGGTGCATG GATTCGCTGGCTATTTTGATTCCGTCCTTTACAAAGATGTCCATCTTGGGATTGAGCCTACAACAGCAACGCCAAACATGTTCAGCTG GTTCCCAATCTTTTTCCCATTGAGGAAGCCTGTGGAAGTTCACCCTGATACTCCATTAGAAGTACACTTTTGGAGATGTTGCGGTTCCtcaaag GTTTGGTATGAATGGTCGGTGTCTTCACCTACTCCATCTCCGATGCATAACACCAATGGCCGTTCGTACTGGGTTGGCCTTTAG
- the LOC104730183 gene encoding uncharacterized protein LOC104730183 translates to MAVTMKHMSLIVSALGVVSFVLGVIAENKKPASGTPITGKGVVICKYPSDPTVALGYLSAAFLLACTFAGYKSLFISYKGKSVPNSALFKSTSFFVFFNIALITSGLALSLLLWPTITEHLHLTRNVHRNLETSCPTAKTGLIGGGAFVSLDSCLFWLVALMLADNAREDHFDEVENRNIDGNSSSRDVNLKIDA, encoded by the exons ATGGCGGTTACTATGAAACATATGTCGTTGATCGTCTCTGCGTTAGGCGTTGTCTCCTTTGTTTTGGGAGTCATCGCTGAGAACAAGAAg CCTGCATCTGGGACTCCAATAACTGGAAAGGGAGTAGTTATTTGCAAATATCCATCTGATCCGACTGTTGCTTTGGGATACCTCTCTGCTGCCTTTCTCCTTGCCTGCACTTTTGCTGGCTACAAATCCTTGTTCATCTCTTACAAGGGAAAGTCTGTTCCTAACTCTGCCTTGTTCAAAAGCACcagcttctttgtcttcttcaacaTTGCCTT GATAACATCTGGACTGGCCTTGTCTCTGTTGCTCTGGCCAACGATTACAGAGCATCTTCACTTGACCCGTAATGTTCACCGCAACTTAGAGACCAGCTGCCCCACTGCTAAGACCGGTCTGATTGGTGGAGGTGCCTTTGTGTCATTGGACTCGTGCCTTTTCTGGTTGGTTGCTCTCATGCTCGCTGATAACGCCCGTGAAGACCATTTTGATGAAGTTGAAAACAGAAACATCGATGGAAACTCTTCCTCCAGGGATGTTAATCTCAAGATTGATGCTTAA
- the LOC104730184 gene encoding protein arginine N-methyltransferase 1.5 isoform X2, whose product MPLGERGGWERSESRYCGVETDFTEDVTYLLNFNISTGGFDYVLAPLMNPSYRPSLVEGNGVDTQVLPVSGSDLVLSPSQWSSHVVGKISSWIDLDSEDEVLRMDSETTLKQEIAWATHLSLQACLLPTPKGKSCANYARCVNQILQGLTTLQLWLRVPLVKSDGDSMDDTSEGPNDSWELWNSFRLLCEHDSKLSVALDVLSTLPSETSLGRWMGESVRAAIVSTDSFLTNARGYPCLSKRHQKLIAGFFDHAAQVVISGKPVHNLQKSHDSKTEEKHPLRTYLDYVAYLFQKMEPLPEQERIELGYRDFLQAPLQPLMDNLEAQTYETFERDSVKYIQYQRAVEKALVDRVPDEKASELTTVLMVVGAGRGPLVRASLQAAEETGRKLKVYAVEKNPNAVVTLHNLVKMEGWEDIVTIISCDMRFWNAPEQADILVSELLGSFGDNELSPECLDGAQRFLKPDGISIPSSYTSFIQPVTASKLYNDVKAHKDLAHFETAYVVKLHSVAKLAPSQDVFTFTHPNFSTKANNQRYKKLQFNLPSDSGSALVHGFAGYFDSVLYKDVHLGIEPTTATPNMFSWFPIFFPLRKPVEVHPDTPLEVHFWRCCGSSKVWYEWSVSSPTPSPMHNTNGRSYWVGL is encoded by the exons ATGCCGCTCGGAGAGAGAGGAGGATGGGAAAGGAGTGAATCCAGATACTGCGGCGTTGAGACTGATTTCACCGAAGATGTTACTTATCTCCTCAACTTCAACATTTCCACCGGCGGTTTTGACTATGTCCTCGCGCCTCTG ATGAACCCTTCGTATAGGCCGAGCTTGGTGGAAGGAAATGGTGTAGATACTCAGGTTCTTCCAGTCTCTGGCTCTGACTTAGTCTTGTCACCTTCTCAATGGAGCAGTCATGTTGTTG GAAAAATTAGTTCGTGGATTGATTTGGATTCTGAAGATGAGGTATTGCGGATGGATTCAGAAACCACATTGAAGCAAGAAATAGCTTGGGCTACACATCTCTCCTTACAG GCATGTCTTCTTCCCACTCCTAAAGGGAAATCGTGTGCCAATTACGCCAGATGTGTGAACCAGATCTTACAAGGGCTGACTACCTTGCAG TTATGGCTGAGGGTTCCACTGGTGAAGTCTGATGGTGATTCAATGGATGATACCTCAGAGGGACCG AATGACTCCTGGGAGCTGTGGAATTCGTTTCGTCTTCTTTGTGAGCATGACAGTAAGCTGTCTGTTGCTCTTGATGTTCT GAGTACGCTACCCTCTGAAACTTCACTGGGACGCTGGATGGGAGAGTCTGTGAGAGCAGCCATAGTCAGCACTGAT TCTTTCCTAACAAATGCTCGGGGTTATCCTTGTTTGTCAAAACGCCACCAAAAGCTAATAGCAGGATTTTTTGATCATGCTGCCCAG GTTGTAATTTCTGGAAAGCCTGTTCATAATCTTCAAAAGTCTCATGATTCTAAAACGGAGG AGAAACATCCTCTGCGGACATATTTGGACTATGTTGCTTATCTGTTCCAAAAGATGGAACCACTTCCTGAGCAGGAACGCATCGAG CTGGGCTACAGGGATTTTTTGCAGGCACCCCTTCAG CCTCTTATGGACAACCTCGAAGCTCAAACCTATGAGACGTTTGAGAGAGACTCTGTTAAATACATCCAA TATCAAAGAGCAGTTGAGAAGGCCTTGGTGGACAGGGTACCTGATGAAAAAGCGTCCGAGTTGACTACT GTGTTGATGGTTGTGGGGGCAGGAAGAGGACCCCTTGTGAGGGCATCGTTACAG GCAGCTGAAGAAACTGGCCGGAAGTTGAAAGTGTATGCTGTGGAAAAGAATCCTAATGCAGTAGTAACACTCCAT AATTTGGTTAAGATGGAAGGATGGGAAGACATTGTTACGATAATATCCTGTGACATGCGTTTTTGGAATGCTCCTGAGCAAGCTGATATATTG GTTAGCGAACTGCTGGGTTCTTTTGGAGACAATGAACTTTCTCCTGAGTGTCTCGATGGAGCTCAAAGGTTTTTGAAGCCAGACGGGATTTCAATACCATCCTC GTATACAAGTTTCATACAGCCTGTGACAGCTTCGAAGCTTTACAATGAC GTTAAGGCTCATAAAGATCTTGCGCACTTTGAAACTGCTTATGTTGTCAAGCTGCATAGCGTAGCAAAACTTGCTCCTTCCCAAGAT GTTTTCACATTTACTCATCCAAACTTCTCAACAAAAGCCAACAACCAACGCTACAAGAAGCTTCAGTTCAATCTACCAAGCGACTCTGGCTCAGCTTTGGTGCATG GATTCGCTGGCTATTTTGATTCCGTCCTTTACAAAGATGTCCATCTTGGGATTGAGCCTACAACAGCAACGCCAAACATGTTCAGCTG GTTCCCAATCTTTTTCCCATTGAGGAAGCCTGTGGAAGTTCACCCTGATACTCCATTAGAAGTACACTTTTGGAGATGTTGCGGTTCCtcaaag GTTTGGTATGAATGGTCGGTGTCTTCACCTACTCCATCTCCGATGCATAACACCAATGGCCGTTCGTACTGGGTTGGCCTTTAG